agtctatgatctatgccaacaagccagctaTGAtagatgaacttcgtacgaatagcgaatgtgaaattgcagcagtgtcggctgatttatgcttgaaaaccgtcaaaAAATAGGTTCAgcatctggacttctgcaagcgagtccgtggtggccatgcaaaagaaaaagaaagggCATGGAACGTACTTTCACAGGGATAAAGAATTTcgttgatatcccaaaccgtagCGCTTTTGCTGTGCTCTAATTAAAAAACCCGTTATCAACtgtttcaaaccatttttgacacacagattTGCCATTGTCAGAAAAGCATTATGACTGAATTTCAATGGTGTATCTCACGCATTGACCCATATTTGCGGGAACAAGTCAACTATAGTTACTTTGGATCAAATATTCGGTACGCAGGGTCTCCAACAGGTTTTGTAGGACTTGGACACTTTTTGGTCCTaaggcattattcgtgtaaagttgtatcccgttataaTAATTGTTTCTTGAATTGTGCACTGGAAAGGAaaaaatcagatggaatttaaaactgtgttatAGTATGTATGGGAAGTAGGCCCATTTGCGCCCTGTTACATGTGAGATGGGGCTTTATGTCGGCAATAAGGTAATGATTATTCTCTTCCATAGCTTCAATCCTCTcgagttatacatatgtatatcagaaaGTATATATTTATCCTATTAGCTCTAATTCTAGATTTACTACTAAAGGGTGTTCCATTTCGAGGTTatccacttttttaaagaaaaaacacagaaacttcaaatttaacggGGAATATACCAATAATTTGGCTGAAATCAGTCGGGCGGGTTTCGAGTTAAGTGAGTTCACGtaaaagtaggcggtgccacgcccatcgtacAGTTTCGCCCCTGCTCTTATTTAGCCTACTCATACCATTTCGGGTACAAGATGTTATGTCTCTGtcgtatttaattattgattattGGAATTCCACTCAAAGGTTCGGAACTCACAGAAACAAATCATGAAGAGTAAACATATACAGTTCACCGCTTAAACTTAAACCACCAACAGGTATAATTTGAGAAACAAATAAACCGAAATTCAAATATGCTGCCGTAAATAACTTTCAACCCTTTCGAAAACAGACGCAAACGCACAATCCAAACGTTCACGACTTTAACGCGCTGCATTACTCGCTCTGCCGCTGTTTCTGTCGCTAAACTTCCTTTACTGCATAAGTTTTTGCTaagatttttccaaatacacttaGACATATTCGCCAGTTTCTCCAACACGGCGCTCAAAAGTGTCCTTCATCAAAAACATATCCTTCGTCAACTTCATCATCACCTTGCACAATGTTATTAACTACATTGGTGCGCTGCttcgcacaacaacaaaactttaCTGCCTTTTCCGTAATTTTTCAATTCGTTCTGCTCCTTTTACATTCACTAGCTTACTCCTTTGAGATAGCTAGCCAGCGGCATTTCTCGACCCACCCACTAAACTCCTTCGTCGCTTACATTTTTCTCCGTTTTGACTGAGAAAAAACTCAAAAgcgcatttttaaatattttctaccaCTTCAGCTCACAGCTCTTGCACAGCCACACTCAGAGCACAGACGCACCCGCCTCTTGCCGCGCTAACGCAGTTGGTTAGTTCATAAACCCGCTAGCCGAGCGGCCCGACTCCCACCGACCGCTCCAGAGCTACAGAGCTTGctgaataaaaacaacaacacagtaAGCATAGTATTCAAAGCGAGAACAACCCCAAGGTACTGCATGCAGGTACTGGGTACCGTtgtgtgtatgggtgtgcgGTTGTGTCAAGTTAttcaaaaaccataaaaaaaatttaggccGGCATCATGTCAAAGCCAAATCTCCTGTTGTCTAGCAATGCCAAACACCACTCCAGCCCAGCGAATGCCACACCACAACTACACATTTATGCACTAATACAGAAAATAAGAAGAATCCAACACCAACAAAACGCAGCAGTGGCGCGCTCGGCTGTTGCAGTACCGCCCGTCTGGCCCACctgctttctttaaaaaaaaatgaaaagggcacagaaaacaaaaaaagaaatcagCTATCTGGCtatgaaaaaaatcaacaagGAGTTGCAGCAGCAAAGGCAAAGGCAACGACACAGTTAACGGCGATGGCAAAGCCCAAAactcaaaaaatagaaaaaatatatcaaaaagtCGCACACAAGCAcgagaaaaaatgttttgcattctaatttttttgcaGCGCGCGCATTTTTCCCCAATGTGTACAATCAGCGTCGCCACCGGTCTCCACCACTTGCGCCGTTAACCATTCATCTGTACCATGCCATGCCATCCATTCACAATACAACACGGCTCACCTAGTCGCAGGCGAGAGATGCGTTCAACTGTCTATCGGCGTTTTACACCAACACCAAAACAAATGCCAGCTCAGCTCCACTACATCCATACTTCCTTGCTATACATAAATACGAGGCTCACTCCACAGGCTGTATTGATGCTGGTGTTGGTCACGATGGTGCTTGCTGTCAACCCACTGCTAGTCGTACTCCAACGGCCTCACCATTAGAAGTACCGAAACCGATTGCCGACTGAGTGGCCGACAAAGCACGGACTGGCTGACCGCACGCATGAACAGTGGGCCATTACTGAATATCTTCgggaagaaaattaattaaatatttaatgaaggAGATATGTAGTTTGGAAAAGCCAGGGCTTTCTAACTCAACTAAACTAAACGATATACTCGATAATTTGGTTGAATAGCAGaactttttatgttatattgGAAATATCAACTTGAACCAACCAAGAGATATTCTTCTGAAAATTATCCTATTAGGACTGTGCAATCAATATAAATTGCGAACGCAAGACCAAAGTCCTCCGAAAATGGACACTGGTCTTGCGATGTTGTTGGATGTGGACTCAAGTATGGATCAAAAGGCTGTATCCTTAGTTCAGTGTCACAATTGAAAGCATTATTACCTTGAAAAGCTGGATCAAGGCCTCAAACGCTCAGTTAAGGATTTAAAAGTTCGACGTTATACTGaaagaaagattctgcggaggATTTACGatcatttgcgcattggcaacggcgaatatcgcattcgatggaacgatgtgcTGTACGAgcttaacatagttcagcgaattaagagacagcggctacgctaccgagatcatgtcgtccgaatggatgaaaacactccagctctgaaagtattcaacgtagtacccgccgggagaagcagaagaagaggaagttctccaccaggtggagaaggacctggcttctttttgaatctccaattggcgccaaacagcggaAAGGAAGAACgaatggcgcgctgttgtaaactcggcaaTAACCGAgtaacggtgtctacgccagtaaagaagcaGAAGAATTGCACTTGACaaactattttgattttttattttattgagttGTACTGGATTGAGAGTTCGGTAGAAAGGTTATTTGCTTCAGGATTTGTAAAGTAAATGAACCTACACCTGCTAAGTATTAAATGTGACTAATGTACTTATCAGGAATGTAAGGCAAGTTCGACTCCGCGCGTTAGACCAAATGATTTGCGGCCTTTACGACTTTGTAGAATTACTACGTATAATTGACCCTTGACCCTCACGCAATATGCTTAGAACGAAATAGTATGTTTTGGTTGAAACCTGGACTGGTAGCGGAGTTATTCTTCTCTCTTATTATGTAAGGGTGACACTCTGCAGAAATGACTTATTGGTTAATGCCGAGGCTGTCTCCGTTCCCTTAAAACTCGGGCGGTCCTCCCGTCATCACACAATTGAGCTCGCTCACAGTGAACTCAAAGCTAGGCAGAGAGTGTATTACCTCACCAACAGTAACATCAAGCTACATCCACATTAAAGTTGTCTGAGTGCCCAGCCATCGGAATCATCAGAAACTATAAAGCCAATGAgcgtagaaaaaataaataaggtcACAAGGATGAGAAAGGACATGTGTTTTACTGTCGTCGTGTATTCGGGCGCTGTATCTGGAATTGATGTTAGTCGCTTGAATTGTGACAGGCTGTAGGCACTTTATCAATATGCGATGATCTTTTTGATACATATCTAGGAGTTCTGGGCACCCCAACTGGTTATTCTTACGTAAAATCCACCTACTTACCTAACCCAACCTAATACAATAATCAGGAATGGTCATAAAGCTCTGGGATCATTTAGAAATTGCAAGtcaattagaaaaattccatttaATAAACGATGAATTTATGTAATACCTGTCAGCTGTCAAACACGACGCATAACCTTGTTCTCACCAAATGTTCAGTAACTGacttttatgaatttatttggAGTTTAggccaatatttttaaaaactgaatgatTTGAATTCGTTTGCGCCGTAATCAGACTACGAACCCACGACTCAACATATAGCACTCAGGCACTCAAACTCATAAATGCTTCGGCGCTAATCGGGTGTTCGAAATAAATCGCAGGTGACAAATTTATGATAGCATTGTAGTTTAAATAATGCATTCGATTGCAAACAATTTCAATCATAttacaaaatatgcaaaattatcTAAACTCATTGTTGTAGTGTCAATAATAAATATCAATCAAAGAAATTGccattttcataattaaataaaattgctgCCGACTTGTCACACGCGAAACCTATTTTAAGCGGTCGCTACAGTCAGCACATCGGTACTTCTAGATAATTGTGATTGAAAGTAATCATAGAGTAATCATTCGAGTACTGGGTATAAATGTTTTTGGGTAAATTTATTGCACAAAAATAGTTCATagctaaattcaaaaatacttcCCACTCTAATGGAGAGCTCAAATTTTCTACGGTTTTCCCCAGTTGCCGCATTACTTAACAGTTATGCTgaaacatttaagtataaataatattaataaatatttttttataacttattttatatttcttatatatttacaattactTTTATAATTGTTAAGGTTCAGAGACTTcaaatttcaatgaattaaGCTGGACGTAGCGCATTGTGACTAGATAATTGTTCACCCACAATCGCTTGAACTACATAAATTATTCAGAGAAAGATTTCGTTTAAATATCGGTAACAATCTGAACAAGTTTCAGTGGAAATCaggttttcgaaaacaaaatagTTATACACAAACTTAAAAAATGATCAATCATCGACAGCTCAGTCTTGCAATCTCACTGCTCCTGCTTGGCTTTCTATCTGGAACTAGGGCACATCCTGAAACAGATGCAACGGATAACAAATTGGATAAGCAACAGTCCATGGAGACGACCACATCGGCTGAAGGTGCTGCGAACGAGACGGGCTTCGACTTTCAGGAAGTAGTGCGCAATTGTAATGCCAGTTACACAATACCGTTAGGTTAGTTTAGGCACAAACGTATGAAACATTCGAGGTACAAATAGTATATGGTTTGCTTGAACATATTTCCAGAATACATACAGCAATTCAATGAAACCGCAGAACTGCCGAACATAACGGACAAAACGGGCATGGTAAGTGTGATTGACGAGCTATCAATATATTTTCACTAATCGTTGCCTGTAGTGCTTCCTGAAATGCTACATGGAGAAGTCGGGCCTTTTGCGAAATTGGCAGCTGAATCCAACACTGATCCGGCAAACTATGTGGCCAGCCACTGGCGACTCTTTACCCGTCTGCCAGAATGAAGGCTGTAAGATTACTGCACAACTGCTAGCAGAGCAGCAAATTTTTAATGATAATGATTCCGATTTTCGTTTTTAGCTCGTGAGACTTGTCCTTGCAAGCGCACCTATGCCATCGCTAAGTGCCTGACGTTACGCGCTCTCGTGGATGCCCGCAATAAGCCGTTGGTTTGACAACATTCTGTCAACTTCACTAGCAACAATGAATCTTAAATGGTCACATAGCCACATGTTATTAGCAACTTGTTTGCTCTTCGTGCACTTTAGCGCAACGCGAGTTAAATATTTAGATCTACactataataaatatgtttagaAGCACTTGAATGGCACTAATATTCTTTAAGATCCGTTGATCGGAAGCGCCTTTACTCATTTGTGGCTTACATACAGCAACTGTGTCCGTGAATGGAattgtatgcacatacatatgtacagcttACAAAAACCTGAAGGATTATAAAATCTTATCTAGCCTGTCTCTGCTCCCATATTTGCTGCTTAAATGAAAGTACtaatacaaaaaccaaaaaaaaagaaaaaaaattgattttgttttaaattcttatcatttttacatacatatatatattcaatattacttattttttcaaccatttttcGATTGTACCCTAAGATCTTAATGACTAAACTTATGTAGCCTATTAGGCAAGCacgaaaatgtaattatttttttaattttattccatATAAGTTTatagaaatttgaaattatgaaaaaccagaaaaaacgtCAACACAGATACTATAAAActctttaaaaatacaaaagactCCATCcatgaacttgattttgatcgatcagtgtgtcagctatatcttatagtggtctgatctgaacaatttcttctatGCTTGTactgttgccttaaaaaatgattttagtgaaattttgcgaagatattttgccaaataaatatttttttcatacaagaacttgattttgtttgaTCTGTTTGCATGGCACTTAAATGCTATAGTAACCGATACCGGCGGTTCCGGGAAGTGAGTaacttcttggagagaaaagaacgtgtccAAAATGTCAGATCAGCTTCTTAAAAACTGCGGGGCTTAATCGAATCAGTAGAGCCCCAGAGAATGTCTTTAGAAGCAAGAAGGCAGTCAATGTAGTTGTACGGATTCCAGGACAGAAATGAATGCCGGAAAACAAAATAGCTGAAGAGGTTGTCAAAAGTGCCATCCGTTTGGCTGCCGAACTAGTACGGGAAATACATGAGTCGCTAAAACcgatattaatgaaatttccgaaatgACTGACTGACGAATTAGGGTGAATACAGGATGCCTTATGGACTTGCAGGATCGTTATGATTAAGTGCAAGAGCCACTAAGAAACGTACTAATGCTTTTTACTCAAACGTTCTCGAAAGGACTGCAGGACGATGGACTTACTGACATCACACGAGGTATTAGTAAGGACGTTAGATGGAGAAAATGCAGGCAAGTAGGCGTGTGCGAGACGCTGGAACACGTCCTATGCTTCTGTATTATGCTTCTGTCCCTTGCTTCTGTCCAGTTTTATCTAGAAGCCGGCTTAGATATCTGGAAGCTTCGCCGTTCAAAGGACTAGATGAAGTAGCAAAATTAGTATTAAACAACACACAAAACGCGTTGACGTCCTCTATGACGaatattttaacttaaattgAACTGAACCTCCAATTTGGAATTACCAAGTACCAGTAGGTCTATGTATAGCGTGACAGCCTTGCAGTATAACCTAAAAGAGCGCCCTAACAGCGAATTCCGGCATTCATTTTGTGCGCTGCGGCTGTGCATCAGACACACAGTGCCGCCACTCGCCTGGCGCTTTGCTTTGCACGCTTTTGCCACAATTGCACACTATTCACAAAACAGTCAAAGCAGACACGACTGTGTCCGCTAACACCCGTTGCTCCATATTGGATGTGCTTGCGCGtgcttttgaataataaaaaattgttacgaaaagcaacagcaacagcaaatacGCATTTTTTacgtgttattgttgttgtgtgttttatGTTTTGCATTACACTTTTTCTTTCGCGAGTTgggtgtgtgttgttgttttacttttatttctgtttttatttttatttttatttttggcattcaCTAACTGGTCTGGACCGGACTGTTTCACGTGCTTTTTCGTAAGCCGCGGCTCGGCGAGGGAGGCGGTAAATGTGACGCGCTGCTGCTTTTTCTATTATGATGTcggttgttgctgttattgttgcattGTATTAAGGGTGCTTTTGCTTGCACgtagttggtgttgttgttgttggctaaTAACTACGTCGGGGTCGGCTAGCGACAGCGGAAGCTGATGTTGATGATGACGTTGCTAATGATGTTGTCGATTTGTATGCATGCATGggtgtatgtacttatgtatacataaaggAATGCGAGAAATATAGATGTTTATAATTTGCTGCTTCATTATAATTGCTTGCTATTGCGGCAGCGTTGCAGGCAACAATAGGCCTGATCATCCCTGCAACAAAGCCGTTGCAGCTAAATTAGCAGAGATTGATTTCCAAATCAGTTAAAAGTActaaataatcataaaattcgtacacacatacataaacatatccatatgcatgTACGTATCCAGAAACATGCATTGAACATTGCAGAGCAAAATCACTCGTAAACGATAGTGACCATCGCCGTCTTTCGCATTCTTTAACAATCACCGTTATCTCACCCATTACTAACACCCAGTCGCTCATCATCGTCCGTTCCTCCCACTATTACTATTCATAGCCGTTTATTCGTGCGCCTGTCGCTTTCTCCTGCTTCTTCTTCTCAAAacgttatatatttttgcttgcattttttATGCGCTTTCaccttgtttttgcttttttctcacTTTCATATTTATCCTTTTCGTCCGTGCGCCTCAAAACTgcgcttattttttatttgaaagtttctccattttttctttgcccctttgcatattttttccatttttagcaaatctctttcaccatttttttccaatttttgttcacgttttttatttgtttttggtttttgctattttacatacatacatacgtacattttGAAACGTACAAACCGATTCGCCGTCGCTGCCTCTGTCGTCGACGCTGCGCCTATCGGGCAGTTAGAGGTTGCAACAGTTGTGTTGTTGTCGCAGTAGCGCCGTTGGTGGCGTTGCAACCAGCTACAAATTCATTTTGGTTAGCTATACTCATCTGTTGTTGTCTGTATGTAGCtagtgcttttattttattttgttttgttgttctaTTTGGCTTCGTTGTTATTGCCAGTGCCATCGTTTTGCCTGATTCCCCATCGCTCATCCTTACATCGTGCGCCGTCGATGTGGCCGCATCGACAGTTATGGCTGCTGGCTACCATAGAaattttttagctttaattttataGAATCTATGGTTGCCAACAAGCGCGTGACCAGAAAACCATAATTAATTAACCGAAATTCAAAAGGCTATGCTTAAAGTTTAAGGGAATAAAGGAGGGATCACCCAGTAACTGTGTCATCTAAGCCCAACTTATGTTTATCGCTAAATTCAATAGAATTCTTATGAAGAGCATTCTTCGTCTCGATATATTTAATCAAAAAGTGCGTTCATAGGTCTTTGGAAAGTATAAGTTTGTTTCCAATGTTATTGTGACTTTACGCTTCCGACTCCCGCTCTCGTTCGCGTTTACTTGGTGCTTCCAAATGTGTTACGGTGAGCCTCATACCCGAAGAGTCTACTAACAATCGAGTACAAtggattacatgggtttacgggtatCAAAACATCGAACTTTTTTTActatcttattaaattccatAACACCTGCAGATTATTCTTTTttaagtaatagtttcggagatacagctttgagaacttgtgcgctcgaagcAAGCTGGGCTAAgcgcgccgtctttaaacgcgtttttctcgaaactgtgcttttgaagtcggttggcgagatttctcgagaactacttcaCCGATCTTCTTGAAaatttacacaggtctttgagatacagtTCTTAAAGGCTTGGACGAAGGATCCGACTcttgattacaactatttgaaaaaatatatttcgaaattttaatatttttgcaaaaatttttgccaaaaatcccattttcagtttttttttttcttggtgcaagttctaagttaaggacTTAACTAgaacacgtatttttttactttagattgCCCTGTACGGAGTTGTCCTGCCAACGAGGGCGGATcgtttttccgaggggtcaccggaaatggcgtcgtaatGGCCGTGTTtagctttttccaaaaatttcagaatttctttgtcaattgttgaaaaaagaccGTTTTCTACCCGCGGacacccatgtaaccccttaacaaaACAACATTTCATGCGTCTTTATTGCATCTGAACTTTGCATTGTGTGTTTAAAAAAACCAGTTATCAGTAGTTGAAAGCATTCGGCCATCTATGTATTTATCTGTTTCGAATTGAAAAAAGATTTTGCTCGAAAATTGAATATATCTAGTCCCTAAAGTACCACAATCTACAAAACTCTCTAATTGTCAAAGATTCTATGAAACAGTGGATATTATAGAAACCCTACAGGCCTTGAATACACCACGAacatatatttactaaatttgagGTCGAGTGGATAGTGATCAGATTAAAGAGCTTCTAACTTTAGGAAAAAGGTTCCAATATTCCAACTTAAAAGCTAGGGTGGCACAAACTAAGTGATATTACAAAATCCATGGAGTTTTTGAAAAGTCTTTATTTAGGGATAATTGGTACTTAAGCGAGTCCACTTGGGATCAAACATTCATGCGACATTCCCTCTCAATCAGCTATCGACCAGGTCATGGGCGCGGTCAAGGGTTTTATGGAATATTACTTGGCGCGAAAGAACGAATTTAAATCTGCGTTTAAAAAATCACGTGGCCACTCTGTCAATGCGTGTTTTGCCACAATTTTTTGCGTTTACTCTTTCCCACCCACCACAATCATATCCTagctgtgtgagtgtgtgtatatgcTTATGCGCCGACTGGGTAAGGGGGTGGAGCGGTGTAGAAAAAAACACATTCCAATAATTTTTAGTgggttttgttttgcttttttgttccttttttgtgttttttttttgcaacacacatacatacatacatacgaatttGTTTTTTGCTCTGCTTTGAGTGTGTGGCCTGCAACACGACGTGTAAGTGCAACAGCAACATGATGACAACACGACGATGCACATGCGTGCAATGCGTTGGTGcgtcgcaacaacaacagcaaaaacgaCGCATCAGCTAACAAGcaaagacaaacaaaaacaaaaaaaactagaaaataaaacaaacaaaataaaaaacgaaaacaaaaacaaaaacaaaaatgaaaatgaaaaaaggaaTGAAAGCAAATGCGAAAAAATGCGTTTTGTTGAGAGAGAATTtcggtgttgttgttattgttgttgtccaACAGTGCCACGATTTCTTGTTAGGCCGGTGTGGGACTAGCTGctttttggtgttgtttttgtaattaccATCGCCCAACTGTGGGTGGGGGCGGACGAGCTAGACGATCGACAGCTAATGTGTCAAATAACGCacagctacatatacatatcggtatttacatatgtatggtatatacatatgtacatatgtgtataactaTGTAAATACGTATACCCATCGTTACGGTAATGCGGATAACacgaacgtacatatgtacgcaaaCGTGAGTTGACAAACCCACTCTTACGCAACATGTGTGGGTAAATGTACGTGTATAATTATTCTGcacaaatttatacatatatacatacatacatatgtatgtacatataaatattgaaaaacagcGCTACTTTATAaactgttatacatatatgctatgtaTCTAAGTACCACAAATAGGACAAAAATAGAAATGCACACATACGAAAAGTAgcaagactttgttcataattttaaaattattaatttattcttcaaaatctatgccgTCTTATCCAAAGTAATTCCACTCGGGTGCAATACGCTTGTGCCaactattttccatttttcgaAACAGCGATTCACTTTCAACgtcttcaattaactcaaaacgTTTTCCCCGAAGCggttgtttgagtttgctgaatggCCAAAAGTCATAGGAAGACAAATCAGGAGAATATTGGTTGGaaattggcgaaaaactcacgaaataTCAATGCAGTATGCTAAGGTGCATTGAGtgtttttggaaccaatcgtgctttcaatttttttaggcccaaattatcttttaaaatggttttcactgatgcTTTTGATACTCCAACGATGGCAGTAAGATCTCTAACTGTTAATcttcgattctcaagcaccaattcttttattttattgacgtgtttatcatgttgatggccgtcctgaacATTGTTCGTTGTCAACGTGTTCTCGgacctctttgaataatttgtgccaatcaaaacgacaaacaattatcaccgaaggcctttttcaacattctgaacgCCACCAGAAATATGATTACGCACTTAGAATTCAGTGAAAcgtctttgttgaataatttttctcTTCGTAAAAaccgccgaatgcactttatgtacttcaggaAGACAAACGGTTGACTAGAGTATCAAAAACTTTCAACTGCTACCAAGCAAATGTCGTTGGAAGTTACTGcctttatttaagaaaaatactaTAACAGAAATGAAAACggttaaaaaaagtattttatatataattttaaatcggGACTAAGGCAAGATCTGGACTATATGACTTATGAACTTCGAGCTTTTCGTTTGTTTAAAGGAATGGATTAAAGAAGTGGTgagttatgagtaaaacaagtTTACGACTAATATAAGCGTTTCCAAGATGACTGTGAAGAGAAAGAGCACCCCGCACTCCCCAGCACATCAACAATAGATATTAACAACATAAGTATATTGGCAT
The sequence above is drawn from the Bactrocera tryoni isolate S06 chromosome 1, CSIRO_BtryS06_freeze2, whole genome shotgun sequence genome and encodes:
- the LOC120766180 gene encoding general odorant-binding protein 84a-like — protein: MINHRQLSLAISLLLLGFLSGTRAHPETDATDNKLDKQQSMETTTSAEGAANETGFDFQEVVRNCNASYTIPLEYIQQFNETAELPNITDKTGMCFLKCYMEKSGLLRNWQLNPTLIRQTMWPATGDSLPVCQNEGSRETCPCKRTYAIAKCLTLRALVDARNKPLV